A portion of the Deinococcus peraridilitoris DSM 19664 genome contains these proteins:
- a CDS encoding carboxypeptidase M32, protein MDTLEELKTLLGQVSDLEAAAALLSWDQETHMPPAAASVRGLQVATVASLAHERFTTPRIEELLCGLEAQPAESGTVEEALVRVTRRDYDRATKIPTEFVEEKARAENEAHHAWLAARKNDDFRSFEPHLEKMFDLARRYADLVGFDDHPYDALLDDYEPGARAAEVKRIFAGLRDETLPLLQAIVAAGDATDYGVLTREFDVDRQRRFALEVAEDLGLKGEFSRLDISAHPFQTNFSRNDIRITTRFDAHYFPMSLFGTWHETGHGMYEHGVAAELARTPLSRGASLGVHESQSRMFENLIGRSRPFWQHYFPHFQAVFPEALEGIDAEMLYKAVNRVQPSLIRVEADEVTYNFHIMLRFELELAVLEGTLNVSELPEAWNAKMEQYLGVTPRSNAEGVLQDIHWSAGLIGYFPTYSLGNLLSVQLLEAAKAQDSAIEPGLRSGQYGPLLAWLQHHVHRHGRTLTPRELTERATGRSLSAEPYVRYLREKYQDIYALPQTALQP, encoded by the coding sequence ATGGATACCCTCGAAGAACTGAAGACGCTGCTGGGGCAGGTCAGCGATCTGGAGGCTGCGGCCGCACTCCTTTCCTGGGACCAGGAAACCCACATGCCCCCCGCTGCTGCGTCCGTGCGAGGCCTGCAGGTGGCCACCGTGGCAAGCCTGGCACACGAGCGCTTCACCACACCGCGTATCGAGGAGCTGCTGTGCGGTCTGGAAGCGCAGCCGGCAGAAAGCGGCACGGTCGAGGAAGCGCTGGTACGGGTCACGCGGCGCGACTACGACCGCGCCACCAAAATTCCCACCGAGTTCGTCGAGGAAAAGGCGCGTGCCGAGAACGAGGCACATCATGCCTGGCTGGCCGCGCGAAAAAACGACGATTTCCGGTCGTTCGAGCCTCACCTGGAGAAGATGTTCGATCTGGCCCGCCGCTACGCCGACCTGGTGGGATTCGACGATCACCCCTATGATGCCTTGCTCGACGATTACGAGCCGGGTGCCCGCGCAGCTGAGGTCAAGCGGATTTTTGCCGGCCTGCGTGACGAGACGCTGCCGCTGTTGCAGGCCATCGTCGCAGCCGGTGACGCAACTGATTACGGTGTACTGACACGTGAGTTCGACGTGGACCGACAGCGCCGTTTCGCCCTCGAAGTGGCGGAAGACCTGGGGCTCAAGGGTGAGTTTTCCCGGCTGGACATCAGCGCACACCCGTTCCAGACGAATTTCAGTCGCAACGACATCCGTATCACCACGCGCTTTGACGCGCATTACTTTCCCATGAGCCTGTTCGGCACCTGGCACGAGACGGGCCATGGCATGTACGAGCACGGCGTCGCAGCCGAACTGGCTCGCACGCCGCTTTCGCGGGGAGCCAGCCTGGGCGTACATGAAAGCCAGTCGCGGATGTTCGAGAACCTGATCGGTCGTTCGCGGCCCTTCTGGCAGCATTACTTTCCGCATTTTCAGGCGGTGTTCCCGGAAGCACTCGAAGGAATCGATGCTGAGATGCTTTACAAGGCCGTCAACCGCGTGCAGCCCAGCCTGATTCGTGTGGAGGCCGATGAGGTGACCTACAACTTCCACATCATGCTGCGCTTCGAGCTGGAGCTGGCCGTGCTGGAAGGCACATTGAACGTATCAGAGCTGCCTGAGGCCTGGAACGCCAAGATGGAGCAATACCTGGGCGTGACGCCGAGATCGAACGCTGAGGGGGTGCTGCAGGACATTCACTGGTCAGCGGGCCTGATCGGCTATTTCCCGACCTACAGCCTGGGTAACCTGCTGAGCGTGCAACTGCTCGAAGCAGCCAAGGCTCAGGACAGCGCCATCGAGCCAGGCCTGCGGAGCGGGCAGTATGGGCCGCTACTGGCCTGGCTACAGCACCACGTGCATCGCCACGGCCGGACACTGACACCGCGTGAATTGACCGAGCGGGCCACGGGCCGATCACTTTCAGCTGAGCCGTACGTGCGGTATCTACGCGAGAAGTACCAGGACATCTACGCCTTGCCGCAGACAGCGTTGCAACCCTAA
- a CDS encoding manganese-dependent inorganic pyrophosphatase, with translation MTAVFGHLNPDTDAITAALVYASFLRRTGREAQAYRLGEPNRETEFVLRTAGVDLPPLLDSLPEDSAVALVDHNESSQSLPSLATLNVTHVVDHHKLGDLATNVPVYLRFEPLGSTGTILAKLHREANLPIEQTDARLLLSAILSDTLHFRSPTTTPEDREVATYLAQIAGIADVSAYAGGMFAAKSDLGDIAAEKLLKMDYKVFEFAGRPYGLGVVETTNPGYVFGRKAELLSAMDQEKAKSHLAGVVLSVVDILNETNRTLVLSATEELMLREAFGANIEDGVADLGSRISRKKQIVPVLEAYFEGQ, from the coding sequence ATGACAGCTGTTTTCGGACACCTCAACCCCGACACCGACGCCATTACCGCCGCCCTGGTGTACGCCAGCTTTTTGCGCCGAACCGGGCGGGAGGCGCAGGCGTACCGACTGGGCGAGCCCAACCGCGAGACCGAGTTTGTGCTGCGCACGGCCGGGGTGGACCTGCCGCCTTTGCTCGACTCACTTCCCGAAGATTCGGCGGTGGCGCTGGTGGACCACAACGAGTCTTCCCAGTCGCTGCCGAGCCTGGCGACTTTGAACGTGACGCACGTGGTGGACCATCACAAGCTCGGGGATCTGGCGACGAACGTGCCGGTGTACTTGCGTTTCGAGCCGCTTGGATCGACGGGCACCATTCTTGCCAAGCTGCACCGTGAGGCGAACCTGCCCATCGAGCAGACAGACGCCCGCCTGCTACTTTCGGCCATCCTGTCCGACACCCTGCACTTTCGCAGCCCGACCACCACGCCCGAGGACCGTGAAGTGGCCACCTATCTGGCGCAGATCGCCGGAATTGCTGACGTGTCAGCTTACGCCGGTGGAATGTTCGCCGCGAAAAGTGACTTGGGGGATATCGCAGCCGAGAAGCTGCTCAAGATGGACTACAAGGTCTTCGAGTTCGCGGGTCGGCCTTATGGCCTGGGCGTGGTGGAGACGACCAACCCAGGGTACGTGTTCGGCCGCAAGGCAGAACTGCTCTCCGCCATGGACCAGGAAAAGGCGAAGTCCCACCTGGCCGGTGTGGTGCTGAGCGTGGTCGATATCCTCAATGAAACCAACCGCACTTTGGTCCTGAGTGCCACCGAGGAGTTGATGCTGCGTGAGGCGTTCGGGGCAAACATCGAAGACGGCGTTGCGGACCTGGGCAGCCGGATTTCGCGCAAGAAGCAGATCGTTCCAGTGCTCGAAGCCTACTTTGAAGGACAGTGA
- a CDS encoding helix-turn-helix domain-containing protein: protein MKLHERLRELRSERGLRLKDVAETAGISVPYLSDLERGRTNPSLETLQTLAGAYDITVHDLLESVEFYGMSTEGALPKGLADLMSDPVLGPQLTPDWVRTLARIELRGKRPRDKGDWYEIFLHLKRILD from the coding sequence ATGAAACTGCATGAACGATTGCGTGAACTGCGCAGCGAACGCGGGCTGCGGCTCAAGGACGTCGCAGAAACGGCTGGTATCAGCGTTCCTTATCTGAGCGACCTGGAGCGCGGACGCACCAACCCCAGCCTGGAAACCCTGCAGACCCTGGCCGGAGCGTACGACATCACTGTCCATGACCTGCTGGAATCGGTCGAGTTTTACGGTATGTCCACCGAGGGTGCCCTGCCCAAGGGCCTGGCGGACCTGATGTCCGACCCGGTGCTGGGCCCACAGCTGACCCCGGACTGGGTGCGCACGCTGGCGCGCATCGAGCTGCGCGGCAAACGTCCCCGTGACAAGGGTGACTGGTACGAGATCTTCTTGCACCTCAAGCGTATTCTCGATTAA
- a CDS encoding S-layer homology domain-containing protein translates to MKLKALLALTVTLTLGVAAAQGTSTTTTQAPTLSDVPAGHWAADAVSRLVSEGVILGFPDGTFRGNENLTRYQAAVIIARVLDQIAQGNVQVEGDTMTSLQNAVQELAADLAALGVRVADLEENAATKDDIARIEERLNDLGVAGGDEGAVTELQGTIDELTARVDELSSNFDTLRADVDDNASSIAALNDLTVLLNQDILSLQDRVSALETGKADRADLDALAGRVGGVETRLGAVEALPRVTLTGGLNANFGSVGLVSGTTAFDIDRLTTNTFLGGSLGDNNVTTVDTAPPGSAVATGGITFGLGVNNIRTANNTITINNANLNFVVRNVFASPVAASDTVVALSGANATGTIAGQQFGVAYSASNSTFSFNPAFFNNTDAGARRGVVATINATTLPFAPKLTAVVGVGATAALPASYFGIRAEINPFGLGNLGVSYATNALRDGLSADARFNVGPIALESVYVTSVPRTGVGFAGADNSFFVRATTNLGGFNLGANFRAIDPDFGAIGSVNPVAMGVNNNRYASDQVGFGVAATTTFSIVNLGAYYDNQTGYVAGTPAVGRAGTVFGVTAGATLFRAVSLTAFYNGASTGGVAVAGTSNSLTTTYDGGLAPAPFFGTSSFGAIVRHNGAAADALISGLNITAGFGRFYTVGANDFQVFANYSGNVGGLFTLTPYARYHMNTGGAATTVDAAGATVPAVGYSTFKVGSGFTTTPLNVVFSPSVTGGVAYRSTAFATGGTTSELYANGNLVLNNIFAENTSLGFGYSTYTATGVAALATGVSNSAFDASVDRIYGNPPAGAFAAGPGATSGSVNGFFTQLNVYGVKASYGVFTLTDTTAGTTSAASGFRVGYDVRF, encoded by the coding sequence ATGAAACTGAAAGCACTTCTCGCATTGACCGTGACGCTCACGCTGGGCGTAGCTGCGGCTCAGGGCACGTCGACGACCACGACGCAAGCCCCGACGCTGAGCGACGTTCCTGCCGGCCACTGGGCCGCTGACGCCGTCAGCCGCCTCGTCAGCGAAGGCGTCATCCTGGGCTTCCCCGATGGCACCTTCCGCGGCAATGAGAACCTGACCCGCTACCAGGCGGCCGTCATCATCGCGCGCGTCCTCGACCAGATTGCCCAGGGCAACGTTCAGGTCGAAGGCGACACCATGACCAGCCTGCAGAACGCCGTGCAGGAACTCGCCGCCGACCTCGCCGCCCTTGGTGTGCGCGTGGCCGACCTCGAAGAGAACGCCGCCACCAAGGACGACATCGCCCGCATCGAAGAGCGCCTGAACGACCTCGGCGTTGCCGGTGGCGACGAAGGCGCTGTCACCGAACTGCAGGGCACCATCGACGAGCTGACCGCCCGCGTCGACGAGCTCTCCAGCAACTTCGACACCCTGCGTGCCGACGTTGACGACAACGCCAGCAGCATCGCCGCCCTCAACGACCTGACCGTGCTGCTCAACCAGGACATCCTGAGCCTGCAGGACCGCGTCAGCGCCCTGGAGACCGGCAAGGCCGACCGCGCCGACCTCGACGCCCTCGCGGGCCGCGTTGGTGGAGTTGAAACCCGCCTGGGCGCCGTCGAAGCCCTGCCCCGCGTCACGCTGACCGGTGGCCTGAACGCCAACTTCGGTAGCGTCGGCTTGGTTAGTGGCACAACGGCGTTTGATATTGATCGCCTGACCACCAACACCTTCCTCGGTGGCAGCCTCGGCGACAACAACGTGACGACCGTCGACACGGCACCTCCCGGCTCTGCTGTTGCCACCGGTGGAATCACCTTCGGTCTGGGTGTGAACAACATCCGTACGGCCAACAACACCATCACCATCAACAACGCCAACCTGAACTTCGTTGTTCGCAACGTGTTTGCGTCCCCTGTTGCGGCGAGTGATACCGTCGTGGCCCTTTCGGGTGCGAACGCGACTGGTACGATTGCCGGCCAGCAGTTCGGTGTGGCGTACAGCGCCAGCAACAGCACCTTCTCCTTCAACCCCGCCTTCTTCAACAACACCGACGCCGGCGCGCGCCGTGGTGTGGTGGCCACGATCAACGCGACCACCCTGCCCTTCGCCCCCAAGCTCACGGCAGTGGTTGGTGTGGGTGCCACGGCCGCGCTGCCCGCCAGCTACTTCGGTATCCGCGCCGAAATCAACCCCTTCGGCCTGGGCAACCTCGGTGTGTCTTACGCCACCAACGCGCTGCGTGACGGCCTGAGCGCCGACGCCAGGTTCAACGTTGGCCCTATCGCCCTCGAAAGCGTGTATGTCACCAGCGTTCCGCGTACGGGTGTCGGCTTCGCCGGTGCGGACAACTCGTTCTTTGTGCGCGCCACCACTAACCTGGGTGGCTTCAACCTGGGCGCCAACTTCCGCGCCATCGACCCCGACTTTGGCGCTATCGGCAGCGTCAACCCGGTGGCTATGGGTGTGAACAACAACCGTTACGCCAGCGATCAGGTCGGCTTCGGTGTTGCGGCGACCACGACGTTCAGCATCGTTAACCTCGGTGCTTACTACGACAACCAGACTGGGTATGTTGCAGGCACCCCGGCTGTGGGTCGCGCCGGCACTGTCTTCGGTGTGACCGCCGGCGCCACGCTGTTCCGCGCTGTCAGCCTCACGGCCTTTTACAACGGTGCCAGCACCGGCGGTGTGGCCGTCGCCGGCACCTCGAACAGCCTGACCACTACCTACGACGGTGGCCTGGCCCCCGCACCGTTCTTCGGTACCAGCTCCTTCGGTGCGATCGTCCGTCACAACGGCGCCGCTGCTGACGCTCTGATCTCGGGCCTGAACATCACCGCCGGCTTCGGCCGCTTCTACACCGTGGGCGCCAACGACTTCCAGGTCTTCGCCAACTACAGCGGTAACGTGGGCGGCCTGTTCACCCTCACCCCCTACGCCCGCTACCACATGAACACCGGCGGTGCTGCGACGACGGTTGACGCTGCTGGTGCGACGGTTCCGGCAGTTGGTTACAGCACCTTCAAGGTCGGCTCGGGCTTTACCACCACCCCGCTGAACGTAGTCTTCTCGCCCAGCGTGACCGGTGGCGTGGCTTACCGCAGCACCGCCTTCGCGACGGGCGGCACGACCAGCGAACTGTACGCCAACGGCAACCTGGTCCTCAACAACATCTTTGCCGAGAACACCTCGCTCGGCTTCGGCTACTCGACCTACACCGCCACGGGTGTCGCCGCGCTCGCGACCGGCGTCAGCAACTCCGCCTTCGACGCCTCGGTCGACCGCATCTACGGCAACCCCCCGGCCGGTGCTTTCGCTGCTGGCCCTGGTGCCACCAGCGGTTCGGTCAACGGCTTCTTCACCCAGCTCAACGTGTACGGTGTGAAGGCTTCCTATGGCGTCTTCACGCTGACCGATACCACCGCGGGCACCACCTCGGCGGCTTCGGGCTTCCGCGTCGGCTACGACGTCCGCTTCTAA
- a CDS encoding bifunctional folylpolyglutamate synthase/dihydrofolate synthase — MLTQALSWLFAQQRFGVHPGLARVRELLDRLGSPQRSFDVVLVGGTNGKGSTSAVLAGMLQASGIRVGLFTSPHLTRFAERFQVDGQELPEECVEEALLRVQPHAEAVGATFFEIVTALGVLLFAEASVRLAVMEVGLGGRLDATNALEPLLSVVTTVGFDHTEVLGSTLEQIAAEKAGILRWGGLAVTGVEGAALEILQGREADLWVLGRDAPYEVEAQGWNGSWVRLSSPVGQVEFGTGLLGEHGARNAALAALAALRLGVGTEAIARGAVTARWPGRLERLCWQGREVLLDGAHNVDGARALARTLSSLGMTPVPLIFGVSEGKDVERIVHELTPTVSEVILTRATLSPRASRPETLTTLWNVPVRVAATPEEALAMLPEGPAVVAGSLYLIGEVRPLLLGEAVEQRERWQ, encoded by the coding sequence GTGTTGACGCAGGCGCTCAGCTGGCTGTTCGCGCAGCAGCGTTTTGGTGTCCATCCCGGTTTGGCACGTGTACGCGAACTGCTGGACCGCTTGGGAAGTCCCCAGCGGTCCTTTGATGTTGTGCTGGTAGGAGGCACCAACGGAAAGGGGAGCACCAGCGCCGTGCTGGCCGGGATGCTGCAGGCCTCGGGCATTCGGGTCGGGCTGTTCACCTCGCCCCATCTGACCCGTTTTGCAGAGCGCTTTCAGGTAGATGGCCAGGAACTGCCCGAGGAATGTGTCGAGGAGGCGTTGCTGCGTGTGCAACCGCACGCCGAAGCGGTCGGGGCGACATTTTTCGAGATCGTGACGGCGCTGGGCGTGCTGCTGTTTGCCGAGGCGTCCGTGCGTCTTGCGGTGATGGAGGTTGGTCTGGGTGGACGACTTGATGCGACGAACGCGCTGGAGCCGCTGCTCAGCGTCGTGACGACGGTTGGGTTTGACCACACCGAGGTGCTGGGTAGCACGCTTGAGCAGATTGCGGCCGAAAAGGCCGGTATTTTGCGGTGGGGCGGCCTGGCGGTGACCGGTGTGGAGGGCGCGGCACTGGAAATTCTGCAAGGTCGGGAGGCGGACCTGTGGGTGCTGGGGCGTGACGCGCCGTATGAGGTCGAAGCACAAGGCTGGAATGGCTCATGGGTGCGGTTGTCGAGCCCGGTAGGGCAGGTTGAGTTCGGTACAGGGCTCCTGGGCGAGCATGGCGCGCGTAATGCCGCCCTGGCTGCCTTGGCGGCGTTGCGGCTGGGTGTGGGAACGGAGGCGATCGCGCGCGGGGCCGTCACGGCCCGCTGGCCCGGACGGCTGGAACGTCTTTGCTGGCAGGGGCGTGAGGTTCTGCTTGACGGTGCACACAATGTGGACGGCGCGCGGGCGCTGGCGCGCACCCTGAGTTCGTTGGGAATGACGCCGGTACCGCTGATTTTTGGCGTCTCCGAGGGAAAAGATGTGGAAAGGATTGTGCATGAGCTGACCCCGACGGTGTCCGAGGTGATTCTGACACGGGCAACGCTTTCTCCACGGGCGTCACGGCCGGAGACCCTCACGACGCTCTGGAACGTTCCGGTCAGGGTCGCTGCGACGCCGGAAGAAGCCCTGGCAATGCTGCCCGAGGGTCCGGCGGTCGTGGCCGGCAGCCTGTACCTGATCGGGGAAGTGCGGCCGTTATTGCTGGGAGAGGCGGTGGAGCAACGCGAGCGCTGGCAGTGA
- the tgt gene encoding tRNA guanosine(34) transglycosylase Tgt: protein MFEFTVSARSGRARTGTFRTPHGDVRTPMFMPVGTQGSVKGISPHELLDIGSQIILANTYHLMLRPGPDLVAVHGGLPGFTAYPGPFLTDSGGFQVMSLGHMRKITEEGATFKSHLDGSLILLTPERSIGVQESLGADIIMAFDECPPYPASHEYVRNSLERTLRWLERSLTAKTRSDQALFPIVQGGIYHDLRAVSLQATVAFDTPGFAIGGLAVGESKEEMYPAISQTAQGLPESKPRYLMGVGHPEDLVAAMALGVDLFDCVYPTRTGRFGYALTDDGRLNMNSSAPRQQLMPIDPECDCYACRHYTRAYLAHLLRAEEMLAPRMLSLHNLCYLHRLVERASLAIASGTYREWAEEWAARYFKGNVPAWFTGAIQNVD, encoded by the coding sequence ATGTTTGAATTCACTGTTTCTGCGCGTTCAGGCCGTGCTCGTACGGGAACTTTCCGTACACCTCATGGAGACGTGCGAACACCTATGTTCATGCCCGTTGGTACCCAGGGCTCGGTTAAAGGCATCAGTCCGCACGAGCTGCTTGATATCGGTTCCCAGATCATCCTTGCCAACACCTATCACCTGATGCTGCGTCCTGGCCCTGATCTGGTGGCAGTTCATGGTGGGCTCCCGGGCTTTACCGCCTATCCAGGGCCATTTCTGACCGATTCAGGTGGGTTTCAGGTGATGAGCCTGGGACATATGCGTAAAATCACCGAGGAAGGGGCGACGTTCAAAAGTCATCTGGACGGCAGCCTGATCTTGCTGACTCCCGAGCGGTCTATAGGGGTTCAGGAGAGTCTGGGGGCCGACATTATCATGGCTTTTGACGAGTGCCCACCTTATCCGGCCAGTCATGAGTACGTGCGTAACAGCCTTGAGCGGACCCTCCGATGGTTGGAACGTTCATTAACTGCCAAGACCCGCAGCGATCAGGCGTTGTTTCCAATTGTGCAGGGAGGCATCTATCATGACCTGCGTGCTGTGAGCCTCCAGGCGACCGTAGCTTTCGATACGCCCGGGTTCGCCATCGGTGGCCTGGCGGTCGGAGAATCCAAGGAAGAGATGTATCCGGCCATATCGCAGACCGCTCAGGGGTTGCCTGAGTCCAAACCCCGCTACCTGATGGGCGTGGGCCACCCGGAGGACCTGGTTGCCGCGATGGCCCTGGGCGTTGATTTGTTCGACTGCGTCTACCCGACACGCACCGGTCGTTTCGGTTACGCTCTCACCGACGACGGGCGCCTGAATATGAATTCGAGTGCTCCTCGTCAGCAGTTAATGCCCATTGATCCGGAGTGTGACTGCTATGCATGCCGCCACTACACGCGGGCTTACCTTGCGCACCTGTTGCGTGCCGAGGAAATGCTGGCACCCAGGATGCTGTCTCTACACAACTTGTGTTACCTGCATCGGCTGGTTGAGCGGGCATCCCTGGCGATTGCCTCGGGTACCTACCGTGAATGGGCAGAGGAGTGGGCAGCGCGATATTTCAAGGGCAACGTTCCAGCGTGGTTCACCGGAGCGATCCAGAATGTTGATTGA